A single window of Pyrus communis chromosome 10, drPyrComm1.1, whole genome shotgun sequence DNA harbors:
- the LOC137746997 gene encoding uncharacterized protein isoform X2 — MEPATLTNSMDLKIGELLKEVQLDYSPAFTKAVDDAVSVIKRAIDKIPEGLNVTADEARGFVRDIGADKVEFAFKKPKSIEIGGSYAIQCVVKPEVNVDLFVRMPKECFHEKDYLNYRYHAKRCLYLCVIKKFLKSSSLVEWSTLQNEARKPVLIVYPGVKLVEVPEFCVRIIPTAPSLFNIPKLHLERNNVRALNQGGVPQATPKYNSSILEDMLIEDTEEILKKTFLGWKELQEALILLKVWARRRTPMYAYDCLGGYLISVILSYLVDRNRIKKSMTTMHIFRFTLSFLANSELWKHGLYFTPKDQKAIPKEKRLPLKESFPVVICSPATNFNLAFRMTRAGFLELQDESASTLTCIDKCRDGGFEEIFMTTVDYPVKYDHIIRLNLKGNSAVYASGFCLDDECWRLYEQKVQSVLIQGLSDRVKNVRVTWRNMLSDRIIKNGLSTLNAEPLLIGISVSSIEKAFRLVDIGPDADNKAEAFKFRKFWGEKSELRRFKDGKIAESTVWESEQWKRHIILQRISEYVLLRHLSISKENIMHIVDQLDFSLLYGTGDPVSSSGNLLGAFEILSKRLRLLEDIPLKVSTVQPLDSAFRFSSVFPPEPHPLANEKGAFVRLHRFTPSCIRPLEVMIQLEGSGNWPMDDLAIEKTKSAFLLKIGESLQNNWGMTCTATEDDVDVFVSGYAFRLKIWHERGLTLLRRETGNDLVKQVSNTDRELYFRSQHSSMINGLQGCYAAYGPVVRLAKRWVASHLFSACLGEEAIELLVAYVFLKPLPFNAPCSRITGFLRFLRLLSDYDWNFSALIVDINNDLTPKDMQEINDNFMSSRKTNKENVLSVIPAMFLATTYDKASEAWTRFSPNLMELKRLMAYAGSSAKLLTKLISEDHDDKHRWECLFRTPLNNYDAVILLHREKLPYPQHLLFPSELNQGVHVACGNASNVFHPFLLPGDMKGNSEALRNKLLVNFDPLRCYVGDLEAKYPNTFKLWYDSLGGDAVGITWGRYGSKKRGREEEAEEVKDPTGLLKNIGEVGTGFVRGVYLLKAPRLTS; from the exons ATGGAGCCCGCTACGCTGACGAACTCAATGGACCTAAAGATTGGGGAGCTCTTGAAAGAGGTCCAGCTCGACTATTCACCCGCCTTCACCAAGGCCGTCGACGACGCCGTTTCAGTCATCAAAAGAGCCATCGACAAAATCCCAGAAGGCCTCAAT GTTACAGCTGATGAAGCGCGGGGATTCGTCAGGGACATTGGCGCTGACAAGGTCGAATTCGCGTTTAAGAAGCCGAAATCTATTGAAATTGGTGGGAGTTATGCCATACAGTGCGTTGTAAAACCTGAAGTTAATGTGGACCTCTTCGTTCGGATGCCCAAG GAGTGTTTCCATGAGAAAGACTATTTGAATTACCGGTACCATGCGAAAAGGTGCCTGTACCTTTGTGTAATAAAAAAGTTTTTGAAGTCTTCTTCATTAGTTGAATGGTCCACCTTACAGAATGAAGCCCGGAAACCTGTATTGATTGTCTATCCAG GCGTAAAACTTGTCGAAGTCCCTGAGTTTTGTGTAAGGATAATTCCTACAGCACCATCCCTTTTCAACATTCCAAAGTTGCACCTAGAGCGCAATAATGTTCGTGCTCTAAATCAAG ggggaGTTCCTCAGGCTACTCCTAAGTACAATAGTAGTATTTTGGAAGACATGCTCATTGAAGATACTGAAGAAATTCTCAAGAAAACTTTTCTCGGGTGGAAAGAATTACAAGAGGCATTAATTTTGCTGAAG GTCTGGGCTCGTCGGAGGACACCAATGTATGCTTATGATTGCTTGGGTGGATATCTGATCTCTGTCATATTGTCATACCTTGTGGATAGGAATCGTATTAAAAAGTCAATGACGACAATGCACATATTCCGTTTTACCCTGAGCTTCCTTG CCAATTCAGAACTTTGGAAACATGGGCTCTACTTTACACCGAAAGACCAAAAAGCTATTCCAAAGGAG AAAAGGTTGCCTCTTAAAGAATCATTTCCAGTTGTTATATGTAGTCCAGCTACAAACTTTAATTTGGCCTTCCGAATGACAAGGGCTGGATTTCTCGAG CTCCAAGATGAGTCTGCTTCGACACTTACATGCATAGACAAATGTAGAGATGGTggatttgaagaaatttttatgACCACGGTGGACTATCCTGTAAAATATGACCACATCATAag GTTGAACTTAAAGGGGAACAGTGCAGTTTATGCATCAGGATTCTGCTTGGACGATGAATGTTGGAGATTATATGAGCAGAAGGTGCAGAGTGTTTTAATTCAAGGGTTGAGTGACAGAGTGAAGAATGTACGTGTTACCTGGAGAAATATGTTATCAGACCGCATCATAAAAAAT GGATTGTCGACCCTCAATGCGGAGCCATTGCTTATTGGAATTTCCGTAAGCTCCATAGAGAAAGCTTTTAGGCTTGTTGATATTGGTCCAGATGCTGATAACAAAGCGGAG GCCTTCAAATTCCGCAAGTTCTGGGGGGAAAAGTCTGAGCTCAGGAGATTTAAAGATGGTAAAATTGCAGAAAGCACAG TTTGGGAAAGTGAGCAATGGAAAAGACATATCATCTTACAAAGGATTTCTGAGTATGTGCTTCTGCGACATCTTTCTATATCAAAAGAGAATATAATGCACATCGTAGATCAACTTGATTTCTCTTTGCTATATGGTACTGGAG ATCCTGTATCATCTTCTGGGAATTTGCTTGGGGCATTTGAAATTCTATCGAAGCGCTTGCGGCTTCTTGAAGACATTCCACTGAAGGTTTCTACCGTGCAGCCCCTAGATTCAG CTTTCAGGTTTTCTTCTGTATTCCCACCTGAACCTCATCCGCTTGCTAATGAGAAGGGTGCTTTTGTAAGATTACATAGGTTCACTCCTTCCTGCATTCGTCCGCTGGAAGTTATGAtccag CTGGAAGGTTCTGGAAACTGGCCAATGGATGATCTAGCAATTGAGAAAACTAAATCTGCCTTCCTTCTCAAGATTGGAGAGAG TCTCCAGAATAATTGGGGGATGACGTGTACAGCTACGGAGGATGATGTGGATGTTTTTGTTTCTGGATATGCATTTCGCCTAAAAATTTGGCATGAGAGAGGCCTGACTTTGTTGAGACGGGAAA CTGGAAATGATCTAGTGAAGCAGGTCTCTAATACGGACAGGGAACTTTATTTCCGGAGTCAACATTCCAGCATGATTAATGGATTACAGGGTTGTTATGCAGCATACGGGCCAGTTGTTAG GCTTGCAAAACGGTGGGTAGCTTCACATCTGTTTTCGGCTTGCTTGGGGGAGGAGGCAATTGAACTATTGGTTGCATACGTCTTTTTGAAGCCTTTACCATTCAATGCTCCATGCTCACGAATCACTGGATTTTTGAG GTTCCTACGATTACTATCAGATTATGACTGGAATTTTTCTGCATTAATTGTCGACATAAACAATGATTTGACTCCAAAAGATATGCAAGAGATAAAT GATAATTTCATGTCAAGTAGAAAAACTAACAAAGAAAATGTGCTAAGTGTAATCCCAGCAATGTTCTTGGCTACAACTTACGACAAGGCATCTGAGGCCTGGACCAGATTCTCACCAAACTTGATG GAGTTAAAAAGGTTGATGGCTTATGCTGGAAGCAGTGCAAAGTTGTTGACCAAACTGATATCGGAGGATCATGATGATAAGCATAGATGGGAG TGCCTTTTTCGAACTCCTTTGAACAATTATGACGCAGTTATTCTTCTTCACAGAGAAAAATTACCTTACCCCCAACATCTTCTCTTTCCATCCGAATTAAATCAAG GGGTACATGTGGCATGTGGGAATGCGAGCAACGTTTTCCACCCATTTCTGTTGCCTGGAGACATGAAAGGAAATTCGGAGGCACTAAGAAATAAGCTATTGGTAAACTTTGATCCACTGAGGTGCTATGTCGGGGATCTAGAGGCAA AGTACCCCAACACCTTCAAGCTATGGTATGATTCTCTGGGTGGTGATGCTGTTGGCATAACGTGGGGGAGATATGGTTCAAAG AAACGAGGGCGGGAAGAAGAAGCAGAGGAGGTAAAAGATCCAACTGGTTTATTAAAAAACATCGGTGAAGTAGGAACAGGATTTGTGAGAGGGGTTTATCTTCTCAAAGCCCCAAGGCTCACGAGTTAA
- the LOC137746997 gene encoding uncharacterized protein isoform X3: MEPATLTNSMDLKIGELLKEVQLDYSPAFTKAVDDAVSVIKRAIDKIPEGLNVTADEARGFVRDIGADKVEFAFKKPKSIEIGGSYAIQCVVKPEVNVDLFVRMPKECFHEKDYLNYRYHAKRCLYLCVIKKFLKSSSLVEWSTLQNEARKPVLIVYPGVKLVEVPEFCVRIIPTAPSLFNIPKLHLERNNVRALNQGGVPQATPKYNSSILEDMLIEDTEEILKKTFLGWKELQEALILLKVWARRRTPMYAYDCLGGYLISVILSYLVDRNRIKKSMTTMHIFRFTLSFLANSELWKHGLYFTPKDQKAIPKEKRLPLKESFPVVICSPATNFNLAFRMTRAGFLELQDESASTLTCIDKCRDGGFEEIFMTTVDYPVKYDHIIRLNLKGNSAVYASGFCLDDECWRLYEQKVQSVLIQGLSDRVKNVRVTWRNMLSDRIIKNGLSTLNAEPLLIGISVSSIEKAFRLVDIGPDADNKAEAFKFRKFWGEKSELRRFKDGKIAESTVWESEQWKRHIILQRISEYVLLRHLSISKENIMHIVDQLDFSLLYGTGDPVSSSGNLLGAFEILSKRLRLLEDIPLKVSTVQPLDSAFRFSSVFPPEPHPLANEKGAFVRLHRFTPSCIRPLEVMIQLEGSGNWPMDDLAIEKTKSAFLLKIGESLQNNWGMTCTATEDDVDVFVSGYAFRLKIWHERGLTLLRRETGNDLVKQVSNTDRELYFRSQHSSMINGLQGCYAAYGPVVRLAKRWVASHLFSACLGEEAIELLVAYVFLKPLPFNAPCSRITGFLRFLRLLSDYDWNFSALIVDINNDLTPKDMQEINDNFMSSRKTNKENVLSVIPAMFLATTYDKASEAWTRFSPNLMELKRLMAYAGSSAKLLTKLISEDHDDKHRWECLFRTPLNNYDAVILLHREKLPYPQHLLFPSELNQGVHVACGNASNVFHPFLLPGDMKGNSEALRNKLLVNFDPLRCYVGDLEKEYPNTFKLWYDSLGGDAVGITWGRYGSKKRGREEEAEEVKDPTGLLKNIGEVGTGFVRGVYLLKAPRLTS; this comes from the exons ATGGAGCCCGCTACGCTGACGAACTCAATGGACCTAAAGATTGGGGAGCTCTTGAAAGAGGTCCAGCTCGACTATTCACCCGCCTTCACCAAGGCCGTCGACGACGCCGTTTCAGTCATCAAAAGAGCCATCGACAAAATCCCAGAAGGCCTCAAT GTTACAGCTGATGAAGCGCGGGGATTCGTCAGGGACATTGGCGCTGACAAGGTCGAATTCGCGTTTAAGAAGCCGAAATCTATTGAAATTGGTGGGAGTTATGCCATACAGTGCGTTGTAAAACCTGAAGTTAATGTGGACCTCTTCGTTCGGATGCCCAAG GAGTGTTTCCATGAGAAAGACTATTTGAATTACCGGTACCATGCGAAAAGGTGCCTGTACCTTTGTGTAATAAAAAAGTTTTTGAAGTCTTCTTCATTAGTTGAATGGTCCACCTTACAGAATGAAGCCCGGAAACCTGTATTGATTGTCTATCCAG GCGTAAAACTTGTCGAAGTCCCTGAGTTTTGTGTAAGGATAATTCCTACAGCACCATCCCTTTTCAACATTCCAAAGTTGCACCTAGAGCGCAATAATGTTCGTGCTCTAAATCAAG ggggaGTTCCTCAGGCTACTCCTAAGTACAATAGTAGTATTTTGGAAGACATGCTCATTGAAGATACTGAAGAAATTCTCAAGAAAACTTTTCTCGGGTGGAAAGAATTACAAGAGGCATTAATTTTGCTGAAG GTCTGGGCTCGTCGGAGGACACCAATGTATGCTTATGATTGCTTGGGTGGATATCTGATCTCTGTCATATTGTCATACCTTGTGGATAGGAATCGTATTAAAAAGTCAATGACGACAATGCACATATTCCGTTTTACCCTGAGCTTCCTTG CCAATTCAGAACTTTGGAAACATGGGCTCTACTTTACACCGAAAGACCAAAAAGCTATTCCAAAGGAG AAAAGGTTGCCTCTTAAAGAATCATTTCCAGTTGTTATATGTAGTCCAGCTACAAACTTTAATTTGGCCTTCCGAATGACAAGGGCTGGATTTCTCGAG CTCCAAGATGAGTCTGCTTCGACACTTACATGCATAGACAAATGTAGAGATGGTggatttgaagaaatttttatgACCACGGTGGACTATCCTGTAAAATATGACCACATCATAag GTTGAACTTAAAGGGGAACAGTGCAGTTTATGCATCAGGATTCTGCTTGGACGATGAATGTTGGAGATTATATGAGCAGAAGGTGCAGAGTGTTTTAATTCAAGGGTTGAGTGACAGAGTGAAGAATGTACGTGTTACCTGGAGAAATATGTTATCAGACCGCATCATAAAAAAT GGATTGTCGACCCTCAATGCGGAGCCATTGCTTATTGGAATTTCCGTAAGCTCCATAGAGAAAGCTTTTAGGCTTGTTGATATTGGTCCAGATGCTGATAACAAAGCGGAG GCCTTCAAATTCCGCAAGTTCTGGGGGGAAAAGTCTGAGCTCAGGAGATTTAAAGATGGTAAAATTGCAGAAAGCACAG TTTGGGAAAGTGAGCAATGGAAAAGACATATCATCTTACAAAGGATTTCTGAGTATGTGCTTCTGCGACATCTTTCTATATCAAAAGAGAATATAATGCACATCGTAGATCAACTTGATTTCTCTTTGCTATATGGTACTGGAG ATCCTGTATCATCTTCTGGGAATTTGCTTGGGGCATTTGAAATTCTATCGAAGCGCTTGCGGCTTCTTGAAGACATTCCACTGAAGGTTTCTACCGTGCAGCCCCTAGATTCAG CTTTCAGGTTTTCTTCTGTATTCCCACCTGAACCTCATCCGCTTGCTAATGAGAAGGGTGCTTTTGTAAGATTACATAGGTTCACTCCTTCCTGCATTCGTCCGCTGGAAGTTATGAtccag CTGGAAGGTTCTGGAAACTGGCCAATGGATGATCTAGCAATTGAGAAAACTAAATCTGCCTTCCTTCTCAAGATTGGAGAGAG TCTCCAGAATAATTGGGGGATGACGTGTACAGCTACGGAGGATGATGTGGATGTTTTTGTTTCTGGATATGCATTTCGCCTAAAAATTTGGCATGAGAGAGGCCTGACTTTGTTGAGACGGGAAA CTGGAAATGATCTAGTGAAGCAGGTCTCTAATACGGACAGGGAACTTTATTTCCGGAGTCAACATTCCAGCATGATTAATGGATTACAGGGTTGTTATGCAGCATACGGGCCAGTTGTTAG GCTTGCAAAACGGTGGGTAGCTTCACATCTGTTTTCGGCTTGCTTGGGGGAGGAGGCAATTGAACTATTGGTTGCATACGTCTTTTTGAAGCCTTTACCATTCAATGCTCCATGCTCACGAATCACTGGATTTTTGAG GTTCCTACGATTACTATCAGATTATGACTGGAATTTTTCTGCATTAATTGTCGACATAAACAATGATTTGACTCCAAAAGATATGCAAGAGATAAAT GATAATTTCATGTCAAGTAGAAAAACTAACAAAGAAAATGTGCTAAGTGTAATCCCAGCAATGTTCTTGGCTACAACTTACGACAAGGCATCTGAGGCCTGGACCAGATTCTCACCAAACTTGATG GAGTTAAAAAGGTTGATGGCTTATGCTGGAAGCAGTGCAAAGTTGTTGACCAAACTGATATCGGAGGATCATGATGATAAGCATAGATGGGAG TGCCTTTTTCGAACTCCTTTGAACAATTATGACGCAGTTATTCTTCTTCACAGAGAAAAATTACCTTACCCCCAACATCTTCTCTTTCCATCCGAATTAAATCAAG GGGTACATGTGGCATGTGGGAATGCGAGCAACGTTTTCCACCCATTTCTGTTGCCTGGAGACATGAAAGGAAATTCGGAGGCACTAAGAAATAAGCTATTGGTAAACTTTGATCCACTGAGGTGCTATGTCGGGGATCTAGAG AAAGAGTACCCCAACACCTTCAAGCTATGGTATGATTCTCTGGGTGGTGATGCTGTTGGCATAACGTGGGGGAGATATGGTTCAAAG AAACGAGGGCGGGAAGAAGAAGCAGAGGAGGTAAAAGATCCAACTGGTTTATTAAAAAACATCGGTGAAGTAGGAACAGGATTTGTGAGAGGGGTTTATCTTCTCAAAGCCCCAAGGCTCACGAGTTAA
- the LOC137746997 gene encoding uncharacterized protein isoform X4 — translation MEPATLTNSMDLKIGELLKEVQLDYSPAFTKAVDDAVSVIKRAIDKIPEGLNVTADEARGFVRDIGADKVEFAFKKPKSIEIGGSYAIQCVVKPEVNVDLFVRMPKECFHEKDYLNYRYHAKRCLYLCVIKKFLKSSSLVEWSTLQNEARKPVLIVYPGVKLVEVPEFCVRIIPTAPSLFNIPKLHLERNNVRALNQGGVPQATPKYNSSILEDMLIEDTEEILKKTFLGWKELQEALILLKVWARRRTPMYAYDCLGGYLISVILSYLVDRNRIKKSMTTMHIFRFTLSFLANSELWKHGLYFTPKDQKAIPKEKRLPLKESFPVVICSPATNFNLAFRMTRAGFLELQDESASTLTCIDKCRDGGFEEIFMTTVDYPVKYDHIIRLNLKGNSAVYASGFCLDDECWRLYEQKVQSVLIQGLSDRVKNVRVTWRNMLSDRIIKNGLSTLNAEPLLIGISVSSIEKAFRLVDIGPDADNKAEAFKFRKFWGEKSELRRFKDGKIAESTVWESEQWKRHIILQRISEYVLLRHLSISKENIMHIVDQLDFSLLYDPVSSSGNLLGAFEILSKRLRLLEDIPLKVSTVQPLDSAFRFSSVFPPEPHPLANEKGAFVRLHRFTPSCIRPLEVMIQLEGSGNWPMDDLAIEKTKSAFLLKIGESLQNNWGMTCTATEDDVDVFVSGYAFRLKIWHERGLTLLRRETGNDLVKQVSNTDRELYFRSQHSSMINGLQGCYAAYGPVVRLAKRWVASHLFSACLGEEAIELLVAYVFLKPLPFNAPCSRITGFLRFLRLLSDYDWNFSALIVDINNDLTPKDMQEINDNFMSSRKTNKENVLSVIPAMFLATTYDKASEAWTRFSPNLMELKRLMAYAGSSAKLLTKLISEDHDDKHRWECLFRTPLNNYDAVILLHREKLPYPQHLLFPSELNQGAGVHVACGNASNVFHPFLLPGDMKGNSEALRNKLLVNFDPLRCYVGDLEAKYPNTFKLWYDSLGGDAVGITWGRYGSKKRGREEEAEEVKDPTGLLKNIGEVGTGFVRGVYLLKAPRLTS, via the exons ATGGAGCCCGCTACGCTGACGAACTCAATGGACCTAAAGATTGGGGAGCTCTTGAAAGAGGTCCAGCTCGACTATTCACCCGCCTTCACCAAGGCCGTCGACGACGCCGTTTCAGTCATCAAAAGAGCCATCGACAAAATCCCAGAAGGCCTCAAT GTTACAGCTGATGAAGCGCGGGGATTCGTCAGGGACATTGGCGCTGACAAGGTCGAATTCGCGTTTAAGAAGCCGAAATCTATTGAAATTGGTGGGAGTTATGCCATACAGTGCGTTGTAAAACCTGAAGTTAATGTGGACCTCTTCGTTCGGATGCCCAAG GAGTGTTTCCATGAGAAAGACTATTTGAATTACCGGTACCATGCGAAAAGGTGCCTGTACCTTTGTGTAATAAAAAAGTTTTTGAAGTCTTCTTCATTAGTTGAATGGTCCACCTTACAGAATGAAGCCCGGAAACCTGTATTGATTGTCTATCCAG GCGTAAAACTTGTCGAAGTCCCTGAGTTTTGTGTAAGGATAATTCCTACAGCACCATCCCTTTTCAACATTCCAAAGTTGCACCTAGAGCGCAATAATGTTCGTGCTCTAAATCAAG ggggaGTTCCTCAGGCTACTCCTAAGTACAATAGTAGTATTTTGGAAGACATGCTCATTGAAGATACTGAAGAAATTCTCAAGAAAACTTTTCTCGGGTGGAAAGAATTACAAGAGGCATTAATTTTGCTGAAG GTCTGGGCTCGTCGGAGGACACCAATGTATGCTTATGATTGCTTGGGTGGATATCTGATCTCTGTCATATTGTCATACCTTGTGGATAGGAATCGTATTAAAAAGTCAATGACGACAATGCACATATTCCGTTTTACCCTGAGCTTCCTTG CCAATTCAGAACTTTGGAAACATGGGCTCTACTTTACACCGAAAGACCAAAAAGCTATTCCAAAGGAG AAAAGGTTGCCTCTTAAAGAATCATTTCCAGTTGTTATATGTAGTCCAGCTACAAACTTTAATTTGGCCTTCCGAATGACAAGGGCTGGATTTCTCGAG CTCCAAGATGAGTCTGCTTCGACACTTACATGCATAGACAAATGTAGAGATGGTggatttgaagaaatttttatgACCACGGTGGACTATCCTGTAAAATATGACCACATCATAag GTTGAACTTAAAGGGGAACAGTGCAGTTTATGCATCAGGATTCTGCTTGGACGATGAATGTTGGAGATTATATGAGCAGAAGGTGCAGAGTGTTTTAATTCAAGGGTTGAGTGACAGAGTGAAGAATGTACGTGTTACCTGGAGAAATATGTTATCAGACCGCATCATAAAAAAT GGATTGTCGACCCTCAATGCGGAGCCATTGCTTATTGGAATTTCCGTAAGCTCCATAGAGAAAGCTTTTAGGCTTGTTGATATTGGTCCAGATGCTGATAACAAAGCGGAG GCCTTCAAATTCCGCAAGTTCTGGGGGGAAAAGTCTGAGCTCAGGAGATTTAAAGATGGTAAAATTGCAGAAAGCACAG TTTGGGAAAGTGAGCAATGGAAAAGACATATCATCTTACAAAGGATTTCTGAGTATGTGCTTCTGCGACATCTTTCTATATCAAAAGAGAATATAATGCACATCGTAGATCAACTTGATTTCTCTTTGCTATATG ATCCTGTATCATCTTCTGGGAATTTGCTTGGGGCATTTGAAATTCTATCGAAGCGCTTGCGGCTTCTTGAAGACATTCCACTGAAGGTTTCTACCGTGCAGCCCCTAGATTCAG CTTTCAGGTTTTCTTCTGTATTCCCACCTGAACCTCATCCGCTTGCTAATGAGAAGGGTGCTTTTGTAAGATTACATAGGTTCACTCCTTCCTGCATTCGTCCGCTGGAAGTTATGAtccag CTGGAAGGTTCTGGAAACTGGCCAATGGATGATCTAGCAATTGAGAAAACTAAATCTGCCTTCCTTCTCAAGATTGGAGAGAG TCTCCAGAATAATTGGGGGATGACGTGTACAGCTACGGAGGATGATGTGGATGTTTTTGTTTCTGGATATGCATTTCGCCTAAAAATTTGGCATGAGAGAGGCCTGACTTTGTTGAGACGGGAAA CTGGAAATGATCTAGTGAAGCAGGTCTCTAATACGGACAGGGAACTTTATTTCCGGAGTCAACATTCCAGCATGATTAATGGATTACAGGGTTGTTATGCAGCATACGGGCCAGTTGTTAG GCTTGCAAAACGGTGGGTAGCTTCACATCTGTTTTCGGCTTGCTTGGGGGAGGAGGCAATTGAACTATTGGTTGCATACGTCTTTTTGAAGCCTTTACCATTCAATGCTCCATGCTCACGAATCACTGGATTTTTGAG GTTCCTACGATTACTATCAGATTATGACTGGAATTTTTCTGCATTAATTGTCGACATAAACAATGATTTGACTCCAAAAGATATGCAAGAGATAAAT GATAATTTCATGTCAAGTAGAAAAACTAACAAAGAAAATGTGCTAAGTGTAATCCCAGCAATGTTCTTGGCTACAACTTACGACAAGGCATCTGAGGCCTGGACCAGATTCTCACCAAACTTGATG GAGTTAAAAAGGTTGATGGCTTATGCTGGAAGCAGTGCAAAGTTGTTGACCAAACTGATATCGGAGGATCATGATGATAAGCATAGATGGGAG TGCCTTTTTCGAACTCCTTTGAACAATTATGACGCAGTTATTCTTCTTCACAGAGAAAAATTACCTTACCCCCAACATCTTCTCTTTCCATCCGAATTAAATCAAG GTGCAGGGGTACATGTGGCATGTGGGAATGCGAGCAACGTTTTCCACCCATTTCTGTTGCCTGGAGACATGAAAGGAAATTCGGAGGCACTAAGAAATAAGCTATTGGTAAACTTTGATCCACTGAGGTGCTATGTCGGGGATCTAGAGGCAA AGTACCCCAACACCTTCAAGCTATGGTATGATTCTCTGGGTGGTGATGCTGTTGGCATAACGTGGGGGAGATATGGTTCAAAG AAACGAGGGCGGGAAGAAGAAGCAGAGGAGGTAAAAGATCCAACTGGTTTATTAAAAAACATCGGTGAAGTAGGAACAGGATTTGTGAGAGGGGTTTATCTTCTCAAAGCCCCAAGGCTCACGAGTTAA